DNA sequence from the Caulobacter segnis genome:
CGGCCGCGATCGTCGGCGTCGACCAGGGCCAGGACCGGCAGCTGGCGGGTGCGCTCGTCCGACCGCAGCGCGGCGGTGAAGCGCAGGCCGTCGAAGGCCTTGGCCGCGGCGTTGACGATGACCAGGTCGACCGGACCGGCGGCGCTGATCTTGGCCTTCTCGGGATCGGTCTCGACCACCGGGCGGTGCTCGACGCCGATCTCGCCGGCCAGGCGTTCGCCCTGGCGCTGGTTGTCGTCGACGACCAGAATCCGGCCGCCCAGGCCGTCCAGGCGGGCGGCGGCGCCGGCGATCACGCCGATGCGGCGGCCCGAGGCCTCGCGCTGGCGCAGTTCGTCGATGACCAGCTTGAAGCGGGTCAGGCTGCGCACGCGGGCGAACAGCATGACGTCGTCGATGGGCTTGGTGAGGAAGTCCGAGGCGCCCGCCTCCAGGCCGTGGATGCGATCAGCGCGGCCGTCCAGGGCCGTGATCAGCACCACGGGGATGTGGCGGGTGTTGGGGTCTTCCTTGAGCTTGCGGCAGACGGTGAAACCGTCGATGCCGGGCATCATCACGTCCAGCAGGATGATGTCGGGAAGGTCACGGGCGGCGATCATCAGGGCGCTGGCCCCGTCCATCGCCGTGGTGACCTCGTAGTACTCGGCCGTCAGCTTGGCTTCCAGCAGTCGAACATTGGCCTCGATGTCATCGACGACGAGGATCCGCGCACTCATGCGGGCTGTCTTTCCAGGAGGCGCTTGATGGTTTCGAGGAAGTGGACCACCGAGATCGGCTTGGAGATGTAGGCCTCGCAACCGCCCTCGCGGATGCGTTCCTCGTCGCCCTTCATGGCGAAGGCCGTGACGGCCACCACCGGAATGTGGGCCAGCTCGTCGTCTTCCTTGAGCCACTTGGTGACTTCCAGGCCCGAGATCTCGGGCAGCTGGATGTCCATCAGAATCAGGTCGGGCTTGTTGTCACGGGCAATGGACAGCGCCGACAGACCCTCGCGGGTCTGCAGGGTCTCGTAACCCTGGGCCTCGAGCAGATCATGAAAGAGCTTCATGTTCAGCTCGTTATCCTCCACGATGAGGACCTTCTTCGTCATCCTTACCCCGACCATACGGTCACGTGGCGACGCCCACGGATTCGCGCCGTCTTCCAGAACCTGATGGCACGAATATCCTTAAGCCCGCGCTAATCGCGTTTAGACCCAACGATCCGAGATCATGGAACCGCGTTACACCGACCTTGAGACCTGCGCCATTTCTCCCGCCGCGCCCCTGGTCATCGTCGATGTCGACGAGGTCTTGGCCCAGTTCATGCGCGGCTTCGGCGCCTTCATCGGACGCCATGGCTTCGAGCTTAGGGTCGACCGCTTCGCCCTGTTCCAGAACATCTATCGGCCTGGAGAGACGGAACACCTCGATCTGATCGCGGGCAAGGCTTTGTTCGACGATTTCTTCCGCGACGGCGCCGATGACCTGCAGCCCGCCCTGGGCGCGGCCGACGCCCTGGCCGATCTTTCAACCCGCGCCGGCGTCGTCATCCTGACCAACGCGCCCGAGCATGGCCGGCTGGCGCGGATCAAATGGCTGAAGACCCACGGCTTCGACTATCCGATGATCATCAACAGCGGCCCCAAGGGTCCGCCTGCCGCGCAACTGGCCGCGCGCACCACCGGACCCGCCGTCTTCATCGACGACCTTTTGCCTCAGCTCGAATCGGTGGCGGAGAAAGCGCCGCGGGTCGGCCGGTTTCAGATGGTCAGCGACGAGCGCCTGCGCCCGTTCGCCCCATCCGCGCCCGATCGTCATGTCCGCATCGACGAGTGGCCCGCCCTGAAGGCCGCCATTGAGGAGCGCCTCTTTACATGATCCGGTTCGGTATCGATTTCGGCGGCACCAAGATCGAGGCCGCCGCCCTCAACGCGGCGGGTGAGTTCGTGGCCCGCGTCCGCAAGCCGAACCCGGGGAACTATCAGGACGCGCTCGAGGTGGTCGCCCAGCTGGTCACCGACGCCGAGACCATGGCCGGCGCGACCTGCGTGCGGCTGGGCGTAGGCCTGCCCGGCTCGATCTCGCCCAGGAGCGGCCTGATCCGCGGGGCCAACAGCGTCTATCTGAACGACAAGCGCTTCGGCGAGGACCTGGCCCAGCGCCTGGCGCGCCCGGTGCGCGTGACCAACGACGCCAACTGCCTGGCCCTGTCCGAGGCCGCCGACGGCGCGGGCGCCGGCGAGCGCGTGGTCTTCGCCGCCATCCTGGGCACCGGCTGCGGCGGCGGCGTGGTGGTCGACGGCCAGATTATCGAGGGGCGCAACGGTTTCGCCGGCGAGTGGGGCCACTTCCCCCTGCCCTGGCCCAAGCCCGAGGAATATCCCGGCCCCGACTGCTGGTGCGGCCGCAAGGGCTGCCTGGAGACCTGGATCGCCGGCCCAAGCTTCTCCCGCGACGCGGGCTTCGAAAACGGCCAGGCGACGATGGAAGCCGTCGCCGCCGGCGATCCCGCCGCCCTGGCGGCGCTGGACCGCTATGTCGACCGCGTCGGCCGCGCCCTGGCGGTGATCTGCGACGTGATCGATCCTGACGTCATCGTCCTGGGCGGCGGCATGTCGAACGTCGACGCACTCTATGAGCGCCTGCCCGCCGCCATCGCCCCGCATGTCTTCTCCGACGTCTTCGAGACGCCCGTGAAGAAGGCCGTCCACGGCGACAGCTCCGGCGTGCGCGGCGCGGTCTGGCTGTGGCCGCAGGAGCTCTGAGGATTCGCCTATGAAGTCCCTGTGCCGCGACTGCGGGTGGACGGGCGAGGCCAAGGTCTCGCGCTGTCCGTCCTGCCACTCGCCGCGCACGATCTTCCACGCGGAGCTGGGGACCCTCTCGATCGCCCACCTGGACTGCGACGCCTTCTACGCCTCGGTGGAGAAGCGCGACGATCCGAGCCTGCGCGACCTACCGGTGATCGTCGGCGGCGGCAAGCGCGGGGTCGTGACCACCGCCTGCTACATCGCCCGCATGAGCGGCGCCCGCTCGGCCATGCCGATGTTCAAGGCGCTGAAGCTGTGCCCCGACGCCGTGGTCATCAAGCCGAACTTCGCCAAGTACAAGGAAGAGAGTCGGCGCATCCACGAGAAGCTGGACAGGCTGACGCCGCTGATCCAGCCGCTGTCGCTGGACGAGGCCTGGATCGACCTGACCGGCACCGAACGCCTGCATGGCGCCACGCCCGCCCAGATGCTGGCCCGGCTGCAGGCCGAGATCGAGCGCGACATCGGCCTGACCGTCTCGATCGGCCTGGCGCCCAACAAGTTCCTGGCCAAGATCGCCTCCGAGCTGGACAAGCCGCGCGGCTTCTCGGCGATCGGCGTCGCGGAAGCCCAGACCTTCCTGGCGGACAAGCCGGTCGGCATCCTGCCGGGGGTGGGCCCCGCCACCGTCTCCAGCCTGGCCGAGATTGGCCTGAAGACCGTCGGCGACATCGCCGCAGCCGACCTCAAGCTGCTGGCCAACCGCCTGGGCTCCGGCGGCCTGCGCCTGCACCGCCTGGCCCACGGCCAGGACAGCCGCCTCGTCGATCCCGACCAGGCCCGCAAGACCATCAGCGCCGAGACCACCTTCAACGACGACCTGCACAAGCGCGAGGACCTCGAGGACGAGCTGTGGCCGCTGTGCGAGAAGGTCGCCAAGCAGGCCCGCAAGGAGGGCGTGGCCGGCCGCGTGGCGACGCTGAAGCTGCGCACCCCCGACTTCAAGATCCACACCCGCCGCCGCACCCTGGCCGTGCCGACCCAGACGGCCCGCACCCTGTTCCAGGTGGCGCGAGAGCTGCTGGCCGCCGAACCCAAGGGCCTCTCCTACCGCCTGATCGGCGCGGGCCTGACCGAATTCGTCGACGCCGAGACCGCCGGGTCGGACATGTTCGCCGACGACGAGCGCCGAACGCTGAAGAACGAGACCGCCATCGACGCCCTGCGCGGCAAGTTCGGCGCCGCGGCGGTGGTCAGCGGGCGGGCCCTGAAGGGCCGCTGAGCGAGTCGCGGCCCTCCCCTCTTGCGCGACGCAATATCGCTAACCATTTGGGCCTCTCCCCCACGGAACCGTTCGTCGGCGGTCTTCGCTCTCCCAAACGTGAAGCCGATTTCCGAGGCGCCCCTGTGCTAAAGCGGCGCAGCGGCGCTTCGGGCTCTTCCAAAGCCGTCGAGTTTCCATATCTAATTCATGCAGGCGGGTGATTTGCCCGCCGGGAGAGAACAAGTCGATGGCCGAGCGGAAGCAAGGCGGACAAAGCAACGGCGCTGGGTCGTCGGTCGTCACGGAAGTGAAGCCGAAGACGCAGAAGCCTTCGCTTTATCGAGTTCTGATTCTCAACGACGACTACACTCCGATGGAGTTCGTGGTCTACGTTCTCGAACGGTTCTTCAACAAGTCGCGTGAAGACGCTACTCGCATCATGCTGCACGTTCACCAAAACGGTGTCGGCGTCTGCGGTGTTTACACTTACGAAGTCGCAGAAACCAAGGTCGCCCAAGTCATCGACTCGGCACGACGCCATCAGCACCCCCTGCAGTGCACCATGGAAAAGGACTGAGGAGCCTCCCCATTGCCCTCTTTTTCGCGCCCCCTGGAAGAATCCCTGCACCGCGCCGTCGCGTACGCCAACCAGCGTAAGCACGAGTACGCCACGCTGGAGCACCTTCTGCTCTCCCTGACCGACGACGAGGACGCCGCCGGAGTTATGCGCGCGTGCGACGTTGATCTCACCGCGCTGAAGAAGAGCCTCTCGAACTATCTCGACGTCGAACTGTCCTCGCTGGTCGTGGACGACGACGAGGACGCAAAGCCGACCGCCGGCTTCCAGCGCGTGATCCAGCGCGCGGTGATCCACGTCCAGTCGTCGGGCCGCGAGGAAGTGACCGGCGCCAATGTTCTGGTCGCCATCTTCTCCGAACGCGAGAGCCACGCCGCCTACTTCCTGCAAGAGCAGGACATGACGCGGTACGACGCGGTCAACTTCATCGCCCACGGCATCGCCAAGAAGGCCGGCGCCTCGGAAGCCAAGAGCGTCAAGGGCGCCAGCGCCGGCTCGAACGCGACCGAGGACGACGGCGAGAAGCCCAACACCAAGACGGGCGGCGAGGCTCTGGAAGCCTATTGCGTCGACCTCAACGAAAAGGCCCGCCAGGGCAAGGTCGACCCGCTGATCGGCCGCGCGAACGAAGTGGAACGCGCGATCCAGATCCTGTGCCGTCGCACCAAGAACAACCCGCTGCTCGTTGGCGACCCCGGCGTCGGCAAGACCGCCATCGCCGAGGGCCTGGCCCGCAAGATCGTCACGCACCAGGTCCCCGAGGTCCTGGAAGGCGCCACCATCTACTCGCTCGACATGGGCGCGCTGCTGGCCGGCACCCGCTATCGCGGCGACTTCGAGGAGCGCGTGAAGCAGGTCGTCAAGGAACTGGAGAACCACCCGAACGCGGTGCTGTTCATCGACGAGATCCACACCGTGATCGGCGCCGGCGCGACCAGCGGCGGGGCGATGGACGCTTCGAATCTCTTGAAGCCCGCGCTCGCCTCCGGCTCGCTGCGCTGCATGGGCTCGACCACCTATAAGGAGTTCCGCCAGCACTTCGAGAAGGATCGGGCCCTGGTCCGTCGCTTCCAGAAGATCGACGTGAACGAGCCGACGGTGGAAGACACCATCAAGATCCTCAAGGGCCTGAAGACCTACTACGAGGACTTCCACAAGCTGAAGTACACCGCCGAGGCCCTGAAGGTCGCGGTAGAGCTGTCGGCCAAGTACATCACCGACCGCAAGCTGCCGGACAAGGCGATCGACGTGATCGACGAGGCCGGCGCCTCGCAGATGCTGCTGCCGGAGAGCCGCCGCAAGAAGATGATCGGCGTGAAGGAGATCGAAAGCGTCGTCGCCAAGATCGCCCGCATCCCGCCGAAGTCGGTCAGCAAGTCGGACACCGAGGCCCTCAAGGAACTCGAGACCGATCTGAAGCGCGCGGTGTTCGGCCAGGAAGAAGCCCTGACCCAGCTGTCGGCCGCCATGAAGCTGGCCCGCGCCGGCCTGCGTGAACCGAACAAGCCGATCGGCTCGTACCTGTTCAGCGGCCCGACCGGCGTCGGCAAGACCGAAGCCGCCAAGCAGCTGGCCCAGACCCTGGGCATCGAGATGCTGCGCTTCGACATGTCGGAGTACATGGAACGGCACACCGTGAGCCGCCTGATCGGCGCCCCTCCCGGCTATGTCGGCTTCGACCAGGGCGGCCAGCTGACCGACGCGGTCGACCAGCACCCGCACGCCGTCGTCCTGCTCGACGAGATCGAGAAGGCGCACGGGGATGTCTACAACATCCTGCTGCAGGTGATGGATAACGGCACCCTGACCGACAGCAACGGCAAGAAGGTCGACTTCCGCAACGTGGTCCTGATCATGACCACCAACGCGGGGGCCTCGGACGCCCAGCGCAACTCGATCGGCTTCGGCCGCTCGAAGGTCG
Encoded proteins:
- a CDS encoding PleD family two-component system response regulator, whose translation is MSARILVVDDIEANVRLLEAKLTAEYYEVTTAMDGASALMIAARDLPDIILLDVMMPGIDGFTVCRKLKEDPNTRHIPVVLITALDGRADRIHGLEAGASDFLTKPIDDVMLFARVRSLTRFKLVIDELRQREASGRRIGVIAGAAARLDGLGGRILVVDDNQRQGERLAGEIGVEHRPVVETDPEKAKISAAGPVDLVIVNAAAKAFDGLRFTAALRSDERTRQLPVLALVDADDRGRMVKALEIGVNDILSRPADPQELAARIKTQVQRKRYTDYLRNNLDHSLELAVTDQLTGLHNRRYMHGQLDTLVKRAILGGEEVSALLIDIDHFKKINDTFGHDVGDEVLREFALRLASNVRAVDLPCRYGGEEFVVVMPETPMAAALRIAERIRNNVAGSPFKVAQGQELLTVTISVGVSATTGEGDTPEALLKRADEGVYEAKASGRNTVVGKAAQVAQAG
- the divK gene encoding cell-cycle response regulator DivK — translated: MTKKVLIVEDNELNMKLFHDLLEAQGYETLQTREGLSALSIARDNKPDLILMDIQLPEISGLEVTKWLKEDDELAHIPVVAVTAFAMKGDEERIREGGCEAYISKPISVVHFLETIKRLLERQPA
- a CDS encoding ROK family protein translates to MIRFGIDFGGTKIEAAALNAAGEFVARVRKPNPGNYQDALEVVAQLVTDAETMAGATCVRLGVGLPGSISPRSGLIRGANSVYLNDKRFGEDLAQRLARPVRVTNDANCLALSEAADGAGAGERVVFAAILGTGCGGGVVVDGQIIEGRNGFAGEWGHFPLPWPKPEEYPGPDCWCGRKGCLETWIAGPSFSRDAGFENGQATMEAVAAGDPAALAALDRYVDRVGRALAVICDVIDPDVIVLGGGMSNVDALYERLPAAIAPHVFSDVFETPVKKAVHGDSSGVRGAVWLWPQEL
- a CDS encoding DNA polymerase IV is translated as MKSLCRDCGWTGEAKVSRCPSCHSPRTIFHAELGTLSIAHLDCDAFYASVEKRDDPSLRDLPVIVGGGKRGVVTTACYIARMSGARSAMPMFKALKLCPDAVVIKPNFAKYKEESRRIHEKLDRLTPLIQPLSLDEAWIDLTGTERLHGATPAQMLARLQAEIERDIGLTVSIGLAPNKFLAKIASELDKPRGFSAIGVAEAQTFLADKPVGILPGVGPATVSSLAEIGLKTVGDIAAADLKLLANRLGSGGLRLHRLAHGQDSRLVDPDQARKTISAETTFNDDLHKREDLEDELWPLCEKVAKQARKEGVAGRVATLKLRTPDFKIHTRRRTLAVPTQTARTLFQVARELLAAEPKGLSYRLIGAGLTEFVDAETAGSDMFADDERRTLKNETAIDALRGKFGAAAVVSGRALKGR
- the clpS gene encoding ATP-dependent Clp protease adapter ClpS is translated as MAERKQGGQSNGAGSSVVTEVKPKTQKPSLYRVLILNDDYTPMEFVVYVLERFFNKSREDATRIMLHVHQNGVGVCGVYTYEVAETKVAQVIDSARRHQHPLQCTMEKD
- the clpA gene encoding ATP-dependent Clp protease ATP-binding subunit ClpA, whose amino-acid sequence is MPSFSRPLEESLHRAVAYANQRKHEYATLEHLLLSLTDDEDAAGVMRACDVDLTALKKSLSNYLDVELSSLVVDDDEDAKPTAGFQRVIQRAVIHVQSSGREEVTGANVLVAIFSERESHAAYFLQEQDMTRYDAVNFIAHGIAKKAGASEAKSVKGASAGSNATEDDGEKPNTKTGGEALEAYCVDLNEKARQGKVDPLIGRANEVERAIQILCRRTKNNPLLVGDPGVGKTAIAEGLARKIVTHQVPEVLEGATIYSLDMGALLAGTRYRGDFEERVKQVVKELENHPNAVLFIDEIHTVIGAGATSGGAMDASNLLKPALASGSLRCMGSTTYKEFRQHFEKDRALVRRFQKIDVNEPTVEDTIKILKGLKTYYEDFHKLKYTAEALKVAVELSAKYITDRKLPDKAIDVIDEAGASQMLLPESRRKKMIGVKEIESVVAKIARIPPKSVSKSDTEALKELETDLKRAVFGQEEALTQLSAAMKLARAGLREPNKPIGSYLFSGPTGVGKTEAAKQLAQTLGIEMLRFDMSEYMERHTVSRLIGAPPGYVGFDQGGQLTDAVDQHPHAVVLLDEIEKAHGDVYNILLQVMDNGTLTDSNGKKVDFRNVVLIMTTNAGASDAQRNSIGFGRSKVEGEEEAALKRLFTPEFRNRLDAVVAFKPLTPEIIRQVVQKFVMQLEAQLADRNITIELSDDAADWLAKNGFDELYGARPLARVIQEHIKKPLADDILFGRLVRGGHVKVVLENGKIEFEIESNGGDAKPKADEAEPEMAG